One window of Chryseobacterium indologenes genomic DNA carries:
- a CDS encoding peptidylprolyl isomerase — translation MAILGQIRSKPWLLMGVIALALLAFLVNPDSIDKVFGKNPDVLGKVNGEKITREEFNDQLFVLQQQAEQQGRPKAGLEEQAWQLLVQSKLIKQQFEKLGFEMTDDYFWNQIQYDQMFAQNQQFFDEKGNFKTQDLKKEIETLKNTNPEGYNQWLKTRKTIEYRLMARQVFTNISAGITTGKKEAEELMKQRDQLADIDFVKVDYAAYLQKTKINVTTQDLADYIQKHPVMFKAEPSRNIGVVYFPSKPSAADDAATLKEITKLYSGGTDASGGTENFQNTKNDSMFVMANSDAPFNPQYTSPAQLPPTIKDQITTAAIGQTFGPYKEQDVYVVSKLIGKRASDSTLSRHILIAFKGSPAGEGVTRTKEQAKKLADSIGAIVKATPAKFTEFLKLSSDPNSAAQGGSLGWTTPETPFVPEFLAYLASNPKGATGVVETQFGYHIINIEDKKSGSMGYKVANLVKAIKPSDATEAESDKKSRKFIQQVQGKSFNDFVNIAKKGNYQFSNPKAAKRFEGQIQGLGTEKDADILTWAFDKKRTKGDTELFTVDGTGDKIVVYLNGKQDAGLADPESVRDQIETIVKNKLAAKQISDKITAAKASSLDQVAKLFAAPKQSAQVNLLNPSVAGAMEPKVAGAAFGVAKGKLSNPVEGGTGVYVLIKKSETINKQPGDLKQFTESLTQRSSGMFGQAWMKSLQDNADIEDFRIEIWGKLGNQQQ, via the coding sequence ATGGCAATTTTAGGACAGATTAGGAGTAAGCCTTGGCTTTTAATGGGAGTAATAGCCTTAGCGCTTTTGGCGTTCTTGGTGAACCCCGATAGTATCGACAAGGTTTTTGGTAAAAATCCTGACGTTTTAGGAAAAGTAAATGGTGAGAAAATCACCCGCGAAGAGTTCAATGATCAGCTTTTCGTGTTGCAGCAGCAGGCTGAACAACAAGGTCGTCCGAAAGCCGGTCTTGAAGAGCAGGCGTGGCAGTTACTTGTACAATCTAAACTTATCAAACAACAGTTTGAGAAACTAGGTTTTGAAATGACTGATGATTATTTCTGGAACCAAATCCAGTACGATCAGATGTTTGCCCAGAATCAACAGTTCTTTGATGAGAAAGGTAACTTTAAAACTCAAGATCTTAAAAAAGAAATTGAAACATTAAAAAACACCAATCCTGAAGGATATAATCAATGGTTGAAAACTAGAAAGACGATTGAGTACAGACTAATGGCAAGACAGGTGTTTACCAATATTTCAGCAGGTATCACTACCGGTAAGAAAGAAGCAGAAGAATTGATGAAGCAGAGAGATCAGCTTGCAGATATCGACTTTGTGAAAGTGGATTATGCGGCATATCTTCAGAAAACCAAGATCAATGTTACAACACAGGATCTTGCAGACTACATCCAGAAGCACCCTGTAATGTTCAAAGCTGAACCAAGCAGAAATATCGGTGTTGTATACTTCCCATCAAAACCTAGTGCAGCAGATGATGCAGCAACTCTGAAAGAAATTACAAAATTATATTCAGGAGGTACAGATGCAAGCGGGGGTACGGAAAACTTCCAGAATACGAAAAATGATTCTATGTTTGTAATGGCAAATTCTGATGCGCCATTCAATCCTCAGTATACAAGTCCTGCTCAATTGCCTCCAACGATCAAAGATCAGATCACTACAGCAGCAATAGGTCAGACTTTTGGACCTTATAAAGAGCAAGATGTTTATGTAGTTTCTAAACTTATAGGTAAAAGAGCTTCAGACTCTACTTTATCTAGACATATCCTTATTGCGTTCAAAGGAAGCCCTGCGGGTGAAGGAGTAACAAGAACTAAAGAGCAGGCTAAGAAATTAGCAGACTCTATTGGTGCTATTGTAAAAGCAACTCCTGCTAAATTTACAGAGTTCCTTAAGCTTTCCAGCGATCCGAATTCTGCAGCACAGGGAGGTAGCTTAGGGTGGACAACTCCGGAAACACCTTTCGTACCAGAATTCCTTGCTTACCTTGCAAGCAATCCTAAAGGAGCTACAGGTGTAGTAGAAACACAGTTCGGTTACCATATCATCAATATTGAAGATAAAAAATCAGGATCAATGGGGTATAAAGTTGCCAACCTTGTGAAAGCAATTAAACCTTCAGATGCTACTGAGGCTGAATCAGACAAAAAATCAAGAAAATTCATTCAGCAGGTTCAAGGAAAATCTTTCAACGATTTCGTGAACATTGCTAAAAAAGGAAATTACCAGTTCTCTAATCCAAAAGCAGCAAAAAGATTTGAAGGTCAGATTCAGGGCTTAGGTACTGAAAAAGATGCAGACATCCTTACCTGGGCTTTCGACAAGAAAAGAACTAAAGGAGATACTGAACTATTTACTGTAGATGGAACAGGTGATAAAATTGTAGTTTATCTGAACGGAAAACAAGATGCAGGTCTTGCTGATCCGGAATCTGTAAGAGATCAGATTGAAACTATCGTTAAAAATAAACTGGCTGCAAAACAAATTTCTGATAAAATTACTGCAGCAAAAGCTTCAAGCTTAGATCAGGTAGCTAAATTATTTGCAGCTCCTAAACAGTCTGCTCAGGTAAATCTATTGAACCCTTCAGTAGCGGGTGCTATGGAGCCTAAAGTTGCCGGTGCAGCATTCGGTGTTGCAAAAGGTAAGCTTTCTAACCCGGTTGAAGGAGGAACTGGAGTTTATGTTTTGATCAAAAAATCAGAAACGATCAACAAACAACCTGGAGATCTTAAGCAGTTTACAGAGTCTCTTACTCAGAGAAGTTCTGGAATGTTCGGACAGGCTTGGATGAAGAGTCTTCAGGACAATGCAGATATTGAAGATTTTAGAATCGAGATCTGGGGTAAGCTTGGAAATCAGCAACAATAA
- the lon gene encoding endopeptidase La codes for MIEFEDISLEEMISDGFDIVTEEINLSDFAETDKNSEQKIFPILPVRNMVMFPNVVIPITAGRKTSIQLLEEAQKNGDFIGIVSQKNSDMEQPAEKDIYTTGTLAKIIKIIKLPEGNITAITKGFHRFKIKKIIENQPYFRAEISKLKDTRPKNQEEYEALLENIKDLALKIIELDPNIPNAANFAIKNINNNDDLLNFICTNANFSSIAKQKLLEEKNLMIRANQCYEMMHEDFRKLELRSQIHQKTSKDLDKQQREYFLNQQIRTIQEELGGGPESDVEDLIAKAKTKKWSKEVEEHFQKEIGRLQRQNPNSPDYNVQRNYLDFFTDLPWETYTKDIFDIAKAEKVLDKAHFGLEDIKKRILEHMAVLKLKNNMKSPILLLVGPPGVGKTSLGKSIADALGRKYVRLSLGGLHDESEIRGHRKTYIGAMAGRILQSIKKSGTSNPVIVLDEIDKIGQGLHGDPSSALLEVLDPEQNKSFYDNFLEMGYDLSKVMFIATANSLSTIQTPLLDRTEIIQIAGYTLEEKIEIAKRHLIKKQQEENGLDAKSFKLGNAELKHIIEAHTSESGVRTLEKRIAAIGRWVALQTALVKEYDPKISVAKVDEILGVPRPKSLSEITGVPGVVTGLAWTSVGGDILYIESILSNGKGALTMTGNLGTVMKESATIALEYIKAKHDELGIPQEELDKKNIHVHVPEGATPKDGPSAGIAMLTSMVSSFKNKKIKPHLAMTGEITLRGKVLPVGGIKEKLLAATRAGIKDVILCEANRKDVEEIKKDYLKDLKVHYVSRMEEVIDIAIEE; via the coding sequence ATGATAGAATTTGAAGATATTAGTTTAGAAGAAATGATCAGTGACGGATTTGATATCGTAACTGAAGAAATCAATCTTTCCGACTTCGCTGAGACTGATAAAAATTCCGAACAGAAAATATTCCCTATACTTCCCGTAAGAAATATGGTGATGTTCCCCAATGTGGTAATTCCTATTACTGCAGGGAGAAAAACCTCTATACAGCTTCTTGAGGAAGCACAGAAGAACGGAGATTTCATTGGAATTGTAAGCCAGAAAAATTCGGATATGGAACAGCCTGCCGAAAAAGATATTTATACAACAGGTACCTTAGCAAAAATCATTAAGATTATTAAGCTTCCGGAAGGAAATATTACGGCGATCACGAAAGGCTTCCATCGATTCAAGATTAAAAAGATTATTGAAAATCAGCCTTATTTCAGGGCAGAAATATCAAAATTAAAAGATACACGTCCTAAAAATCAGGAGGAATATGAAGCATTGCTTGAGAATATCAAGGATCTTGCTTTAAAGATCATTGAACTGGACCCGAATATCCCTAATGCAGCCAATTTTGCGATCAAAAACATCAATAATAATGATGACCTTCTTAATTTCATCTGCACCAATGCCAATTTTTCTTCAATAGCAAAACAAAAGCTTCTTGAAGAGAAAAACCTGATGATAAGAGCAAATCAATGCTACGAAATGATGCATGAAGATTTCAGAAAACTGGAACTGAGAAGCCAGATCCATCAGAAAACTTCAAAGGATCTTGACAAGCAGCAGAGAGAATATTTCCTGAATCAACAGATCAGAACCATCCAGGAAGAATTGGGCGGAGGACCTGAAAGTGATGTGGAAGATCTGATTGCCAAGGCTAAAACCAAAAAATGGAGTAAAGAAGTAGAGGAGCATTTTCAAAAGGAAATCGGCAGATTACAGCGCCAGAACCCTAATTCTCCCGACTATAATGTACAGAGAAACTATCTGGATTTCTTTACAGACCTTCCCTGGGAAACGTATACAAAAGATATTTTTGATATTGCAAAAGCAGAAAAAGTGCTTGACAAAGCTCACTTTGGGCTGGAAGATATCAAGAAAAGAATTTTGGAACACATGGCTGTTTTAAAATTAAAAAACAACATGAAGTCTCCTATTTTATTACTGGTAGGGCCTCCGGGAGTTGGTAAAACCTCTTTAGGAAAATCTATTGCAGATGCTTTAGGAAGAAAATATGTGAGATTATCTTTAGGTGGTCTTCATGACGAGAGTGAAATCCGCGGACATAGAAAAACCTATATCGGTGCTATGGCGGGAAGAATTTTACAGTCGATCAAGAAATCCGGTACTTCAAACCCGGTAATCGTACTTGATGAGATTGATAAAATCGGACAGGGACTTCATGGTGATCCAAGCTCAGCACTATTAGAGGTTCTTGATCCTGAACAAAATAAGTCTTTCTATGACAATTTCCTTGAGATGGGTTATGACCTGTCAAAAGTAATGTTTATTGCTACAGCCAATTCTCTTTCAACGATACAGACTCCTCTTTTAGACAGAACGGAGATCATTCAGATTGCCGGTTATACTTTGGAGGAAAAGATTGAGATTGCGAAAAGACACTTAATCAAGAAACAGCAAGAGGAAAATGGTCTGGATGCAAAGTCATTCAAACTTGGAAATGCAGAGCTTAAACATATTATAGAAGCCCACACTTCGGAGAGCGGTGTAAGAACTCTGGAGAAAAGAATTGCTGCCATTGGAAGATGGGTGGCCCTTCAGACTGCTTTGGTAAAAGAATATGATCCAAAAATTTCTGTTGCTAAAGTAGATGAAATTCTTGGGGTTCCAAGACCGAAAAGCCTGTCAGAAATTACCGGAGTTCCAGGCGTTGTAACAGGTCTTGCCTGGACAAGCGTAGGCGGAGATATTCTTTATATTGAAAGTATTCTAAGTAATGGTAAAGGGGCATTAACGATGACCGGAAACCTTGGTACAGTAATGAAAGAGTCTGCAACTATTGCCTTAGAATATATTAAAGCTAAGCATGACGAACTGGGAATTCCTCAGGAGGAACTGGACAAGAAAAACATCCACGTACACGTTCCTGAAGGAGCAACTCCTAAAGATGGACCGTCTGCAGGTATTGCAATGCTTACATCAATGGTTTCTTCTTTTAAAAACAAGAAGATAAAACCTCACCTTGCGATGACCGGAGAAATTACTTTAAGAGGAAAAGTACTTCCTGTAGGAGGAATCAAAGAAAAACTTCTTGCTGCTACAAGAGCCGGAATTAAAGATGTTATCCTTTGTGAAGCTAACAGAAAAGATGTTGAAGAGATCAAAAAAGACTATTTAAAAGATCTGAAAGTACATTACGTCAGCAGAATGGAGGAAGTCATTGACATCGCCATTGAAGAATAA
- a CDS encoding AI-2E family transporter — translation MNFLRLPFLVKLTLVVISIIGLGYLLALGQSILAPFFLAFLMAMLFLPAATFMEKKLRFPRSMSTMTSVFIMLMILGGIIYFFTNQLSDFSKDLPHLKEQFTTVFNSLQHWVSKTFNVKVDEQVDYINQGLTKLLSSSGVILGFTFGIFSTGFGFIIFFTLFFIFILNYRRLLNNFIVTVFNERHKASVQEAVNEIRIMTKKYIFGLFLQVIIVSVLTSILLTVLGVKYAILLGVLTGLLNVIPYLGIFISLLISCFIAFATSTPSTCIYVALGYIAIHAVDGNIVLPFVVGSKVKINALFSFIGILLGEHLWGIAGMFLCIPAIAIIKIICERVDDLKPWGRLLGEEQRPDKKKKSYKISKNITLKEMD, via the coding sequence ATGAATTTTCTTAGACTTCCTTTCCTTGTCAAGCTTACGCTCGTGGTCATTTCTATCATTGGCCTTGGCTACCTTCTGGCGTTAGGACAGAGCATTTTAGCTCCGTTTTTTCTTGCATTCCTTATGGCTATGCTATTTTTGCCGGCAGCCACTTTTATGGAAAAAAAGTTAAGATTTCCGAGATCCATGTCTACCATGACTTCAGTATTTATTATGCTGATGATTCTAGGCGGTATTATTTATTTTTTCACCAATCAGCTGTCTGATTTCAGCAAAGATCTTCCACACCTCAAGGAGCAGTTCACCACCGTTTTCAATAGCCTTCAGCACTGGGTTTCAAAAACATTTAATGTGAAAGTGGATGAACAGGTGGATTATATTAATCAGGGATTAACTAAACTGCTGTCTTCTTCGGGGGTAATTTTAGGATTTACCTTTGGAATATTTTCAACAGGATTCGGTTTTATTATATTTTTCACTCTGTTTTTTATCTTTATTTTAAATTACAGAAGGCTTTTAAATAATTTTATCGTCACCGTTTTCAACGAAAGACACAAAGCAAGCGTACAGGAAGCTGTAAATGAGATCCGTATCATGACCAAGAAGTATATCTTCGGGCTTTTTCTTCAGGTAATCATCGTTTCTGTTTTAACATCTATTCTCCTTACAGTTTTAGGAGTAAAATATGCCATTCTCTTAGGAGTTCTTACCGGATTATTAAATGTTATTCCATATCTGGGAATTTTTATTTCCCTTTTAATCTCCTGTTTTATAGCTTTTGCAACTTCTACTCCTTCAACGTGTATCTATGTTGCTTTGGGATATATTGCAATTCATGCTGTAGACGGAAATATTGTCCTGCCATTTGTGGTGGGCTCCAAAGTAAAAATCAATGCTTTATTTTCCTTCATCGGGATTCTTTTAGGAGAGCATCTCTGGGGAATTGCAGGAATGTTCCTGTGTATTCCGGCGATTGCCATTATTAAGATTATTTGTGAAAGAGTAGATGACCTTAAACCTTGGGGAAGATTGCTTGGGGAAGAACAGAGACCTGATAAAAAGAAGAAAAGTTATAAGATTTCTAAAAATATTACGTTGAAGGAAATGGACTGA
- a CDS encoding bacteriocin-like protein, with amino-acid sequence MLKNLKKLNRTDLREIQGGGGVGKCDIGPIGCPCKIPPGDPCLGGPGGEPGGPTYGYCPDSQSYILCTETCPNGTSPLCPLP; translated from the coding sequence ATGCTAAAAAATCTTAAAAAATTAAACCGTACGGATTTAAGAGAAATCCAAGGGGGAGGAGGTGTTGGAAAATGTGATATAGGACCGATAGGATGTCCATGTAAAATTCCACCTGGGGATCCTTGTTTAGGTGGCCCCGGAGGAGAACCCGGAGGTCCGACTTATGGATACTGTCCGGACAGTCAATCTTATATTCTATGTACAGAAACTTGTCCAAATGGAACGAGTCCTTTGTGTCCTCTTCCATAA
- a CDS encoding DoxX family protein, translating to MKIIKFILCLLFGLMFINAGLNKFFNYMPMEKPTPEQMKLFSAFGEISWLMPLVGIVEVIGGLLFIFPKTRALGAIVILPVMVGIVAHVFTLDKSPMGMGIAGVMFLINLWILIDNKEKYKNLVS from the coding sequence ATGAAAATAATAAAATTCATTTTATGCTTACTGTTCGGTCTTATGTTTATTAATGCCGGATTAAACAAGTTTTTTAACTATATGCCTATGGAGAAACCTACTCCGGAGCAAATGAAACTCTTCTCTGCTTTCGGAGAAATCAGCTGGCTCATGCCATTAGTGGGTATCGTAGAAGTCATTGGTGGATTACTGTTTATTTTCCCAAAAACGAGGGCGCTGGGAGCTATTGTTATTTTACCCGTGATGGTAGGAATTGTTGCCCATGTTTTCACTTTAGACAAATCTCCAATGGGTATGGGTATTGCCGGGGTGATGTTCCTGATCAACCTTTGGATACTCATTGACAACAAGGAGAAATATAAAAACTTAGTTTCATAA
- a CDS encoding acyl-CoA dehydrogenase family protein: MSNTFSKIRNAIGLFTSIDFDQLSAISQKVDLPKLMHNFSKLDDKQLSGLMKMLDPEKKKKELPPIDGDFYDIYHTLTPEQREIQLKVRAFMEKEVKPLVNHYWLRDEFPFELIPKFQKLDICGVTYEGYGCPGMPFLMEGVIAMEMARVDASIATFFGVQSGLAMGSIYICGSEEQKQKWLPQMQKFEKIGAFGLTEPEVGSGAAGGLTVTCKKTPEGWVLNGQKKWIGNATFADIIIIWARDLDSGEVKGFIVEKDNPGFSVEKIKGKMALRIVQNGLITLKDCIVTEENRLQNANSFKDTGKVLRMTRAGVAWMATGCARGAYESALDYTRKREQFGRPIASFQMIQGHLVEMLSNLTAMQTMVFRLSEMQDEGILKDEHASLAKVFCTLRTRDIVSRAREVMGGNGILLEYDVARFVADAEAIYSYEGTKEINSLIVGRSITGFSAFV; this comes from the coding sequence ATGTCAAATACCTTTTCCAAAATCAGAAACGCAATAGGACTATTCACATCCATAGATTTTGATCAGCTGAGTGCCATTTCTCAAAAAGTGGATCTTCCCAAACTGATGCATAATTTCTCAAAACTGGATGATAAACAGCTTTCCGGGCTTATGAAAATGCTGGATCCGGAAAAGAAAAAGAAAGAACTTCCACCTATTGACGGAGATTTCTATGATATCTACCATACTCTTACTCCCGAACAGCGCGAAATTCAGCTTAAAGTAAGAGCTTTCATGGAAAAAGAAGTAAAACCTCTGGTGAATCATTACTGGCTCAGAGACGAGTTTCCATTTGAATTGATTCCCAAATTCCAAAAACTGGATATCTGCGGCGTGACTTACGAAGGTTATGGCTGTCCGGGAATGCCTTTCCTGATGGAAGGAGTCATTGCTATGGAAATGGCAAGAGTAGATGCTTCCATAGCAACGTTTTTCGGAGTACAATCTGGGCTGGCAATGGGATCTATTTATATCTGCGGATCTGAAGAACAGAAACAAAAATGGCTTCCGCAGATGCAGAAATTTGAAAAAATAGGTGCTTTCGGACTTACAGAGCCGGAAGTAGGTTCCGGAGCAGCAGGCGGTCTCACCGTAACGTGTAAAAAAACACCTGAAGGCTGGGTTCTGAATGGTCAGAAAAAATGGATAGGGAACGCCACTTTTGCTGATATAATTATTATCTGGGCAAGAGATCTTGATAGCGGAGAGGTGAAAGGATTTATTGTTGAAAAAGATAATCCCGGATTTTCTGTAGAAAAGATCAAAGGGAAAATGGCCTTAAGGATTGTCCAGAACGGATTGATCACATTAAAAGACTGTATTGTAACTGAAGAAAACCGTCTTCAGAATGCCAACTCATTTAAAGATACCGGAAAAGTACTCAGAATGACCAGAGCTGGGGTGGCATGGATGGCAACCGGCTGCGCACGAGGGGCCTATGAAAGTGCCCTGGATTATACCAGAAAAAGAGAACAGTTTGGAAGACCTATTGCTTCATTTCAAATGATTCAGGGGCATTTGGTAGAAATGTTGTCCAATCTTACTGCGATGCAAACGATGGTGTTCCGGTTGTCTGAAATGCAGGATGAAGGAATTTTGAAAGATGAACATGCCTCTTTGGCTAAAGTTTTCTGTACGCTCAGAACCAGAGATATTGTTTCCAGAGCAAGAGAAGTAATGGGAGGAAATGGAATTCTACTGGAATACGATGTAGCCAGGTTTGTTGCTGATGCAGAAGCCATTTATTCTTATGAAGGAACGAAAGAAATCAATTCTTTGATTGTAGGACGTTCTATTACAGGCTTCAGTGCTTTTGTGTAG
- a CDS encoding DUF4349 domain-containing protein, with protein sequence MKPTYIKLSLSAVLLLGIYSCKKGEVAETDLNAYATTDSTSAIVSDSISSVAEMKVKDKQFIKTADVSMEVKDVYNATIAIEKSVQELGGFVTNSNLQSNVISEDTYNTSNEEAMLVKKYQSENRMQVRIPTEKLGELLTAINSNKLFLNSRSINAEDVTANIKYSELEGKRNQKTSENISKLKTNKDKVTLDDENMSEGNLQKLASMNMTDDLKYSTIDIYIKEPQLRIAEIAVANTTSIDNKYKYNFIYDAKDGFVYGFYLIQRIIVALINIWPILLIAAALIYFLRKRKISKPEQPKIQQ encoded by the coding sequence ATGAAACCGACTTACATTAAATTATCTCTATCCGCTGTACTTTTATTAGGAATTTATTCATGTAAAAAAGGCGAAGTTGCTGAGACAGATCTTAATGCTTATGCTACAACAGATTCAACTTCTGCTATTGTTTCAGACAGTATTTCATCTGTTGCTGAGATGAAGGTAAAAGACAAACAGTTCATCAAGACCGCAGATGTCAGCATGGAAGTAAAAGATGTGTATAATGCAACTATCGCAATTGAAAAATCGGTTCAGGAACTTGGAGGTTTTGTCACCAACAGTAATCTTCAAAGCAATGTAATTTCTGAAGACACTTACAACACTTCCAATGAAGAAGCGATGTTGGTTAAAAAATACCAGTCGGAGAATAGAATGCAGGTACGTATTCCTACTGAAAAGCTGGGTGAACTTTTAACAGCAATCAACTCAAACAAATTATTTCTTAATTCAAGATCCATCAATGCAGAAGATGTGACGGCCAACATCAAGTATTCTGAACTGGAAGGAAAAAGAAATCAAAAGACATCTGAGAACATCAGCAAGTTGAAAACAAATAAAGATAAAGTAACGCTGGATGATGAGAATATGTCTGAAGGAAATCTTCAAAAGCTGGCGAGTATGAATATGACAGACGACCTGAAATACAGCACCATCGACATCTATATCAAAGAACCTCAATTGCGTATCGCTGAAATTGCCGTTGCCAATACCACAAGCATTGATAATAAATATAAATACAATTTCATCTATGACGCGAAAGATGGTTTTGTCTATGGTTTTTATCTGATTCAGAGAATTATAGTTGCCCTTATTAATATCTGGCCAATTCTATTAATTGCAGCTGCTCTGATTTATTTCCTAAGAAAAAGAAAAATTTCAAAACCTGAACAACCGAAGATCCAACAATAA
- a CDS encoding TraB/GumN family protein — MKNLVKLGFAALLSLSSMTLKAQSYITSKDNSLLWEVSGNGLSKPSYITGTFHILCTKDFEIKPKVLKALEKSDNFVMEINYTDPAEMMSLQKMYQKTNKKISDQLSPEEAKELNTILANYGTDLKSVDSSNPQTLYALLSTKAIPCPQTEVKLYEMELLKKAIKDKKSIKGLEKVDDQMKAISEAYDLKSTIAQLKMGKEYERLFSQMIEAFKSEKVQSLYSLFKDKRFMNTRQEKAMLTDRNQNWVKTMPEMMKKGSSLFAVGGSHLMGENGIIPLLQSQGYTVKPVTSL, encoded by the coding sequence ATGAAAAATTTAGTAAAACTTGGATTCGCAGCGTTATTATCATTGAGTTCTATGACATTAAAAGCACAGAGCTACATCACCAGCAAAGACAACAGCCTGCTTTGGGAGGTTTCCGGAAATGGTCTTTCCAAGCCTTCTTATATTACAGGAACATTTCATATCTTATGCACTAAAGATTTTGAAATAAAACCTAAGGTATTAAAAGCTCTCGAGAAATCTGACAACTTTGTTATGGAAATCAATTATACAGATCCTGCTGAAATGATGTCACTACAAAAAATGTATCAAAAGACGAATAAAAAAATTTCTGACCAGCTTTCTCCGGAAGAAGCCAAGGAACTGAATACTATTCTCGCCAATTACGGAACGGATCTGAAAAGCGTAGATTCTTCAAATCCTCAGACACTCTATGCACTGCTTTCCACCAAGGCTATTCCTTGTCCTCAGACCGAAGTAAAGCTTTACGAAATGGAACTTCTTAAAAAAGCCATCAAAGATAAAAAAAGCATCAAAGGCCTGGAAAAAGTAGATGATCAGATGAAAGCTATTAGCGAAGCCTATGATCTGAAAAGCACCATTGCTCAATTAAAAATGGGTAAAGAATATGAAAGACTCTTCAGTCAGATGATTGAAGCTTTCAAAAGTGAAAAGGTACAATCCCTTTACAGCCTTTTTAAAGATAAAAGATTCATGAATACCCGACAGGAAAAGGCAATGCTGACTGACAGAAATCAAAACTGGGTAAAAACAATGCCGGAAATGATGAAAAAGGGAAGCTCCTTATTTGCGGTTGGTGGTTCTCATCTTATGGGAGAAAATGGCATCATTCCACTTCTTCAGTCACAAGGCTACACGGTAAAACCTGTGACGAGTTTATAA
- a CDS encoding RNA polymerase sigma factor, translating to MSNPTETAFLKLINQHKGILYKASRIYADSVEDREDLQQEILIQLWKSYQNFKGNSEFSTWMYRVAINTAITFLKKEKQRSNNHTDAPHHFEVLQEDYNPTKDRQLEIFYSAVQELNSLEKAVIFYFMEGMSHKEIGNNLGLSEGNARVKLNRTKEKIQQIIKKIRL from the coding sequence GTGAGTAATCCAACCGAAACTGCCTTTTTAAAGCTTATCAACCAGCACAAAGGTATCTTATACAAAGCCTCGCGGATCTATGCAGATTCTGTAGAGGACCGGGAAGATCTGCAGCAGGAAATCCTTATCCAGCTTTGGAAGTCTTATCAGAATTTCAAAGGGAACAGTGAGTTCTCAACCTGGATGTATCGGGTTGCCATCAATACTGCGATTACATTTTTAAAAAAGGAAAAGCAGAGATCCAATAATCATACAGATGCTCCTCATCATTTTGAGGTACTGCAGGAAGATTATAATCCCACAAAAGACAGACAGCTGGAAATTTTCTACAGCGCTGTTCAGGAATTAAATTCCTTAGAAAAAGCAGTCATATTTTATTTCATGGAAGGAATGTCACACAAAGAGATTGGAAACAATCTCGGCCTCAGCGAAGGCAATGCCCGCGTAAAACTCAACAGAACAAAAGAAAAAATACAGCAAATCATAAAAAAAATCAGGCTATGA